A stretch of DNA from Vulcanisaeta thermophila:
GAGCTTTATGTCAATGACACCACCGTCTAGGTTACCCGCCACGTACTCCAACCTCCTTAGTATCCCAGCCTTCATCTCGGCCTCGGCCCTTGTGTTCACGAGGTAGTTATTGACCTTGTCAATAATGTCGCTGAGGCTTTCATAATCGCCATCCCTAATAATCCTATAGAGAAGGTACATACTGGGCTCGTTGAGGTTTAGGCCGAAGCCCAGTATTTCAGTTAGTAGCTTCGGGGGTATACCCCTGAGGTTTATCCTGATGGCGTTAACGGGCACTGTGGTCAGAAGCCCTGAGTACTCCCCATGCCAGTCCAAAACAGTGACCACGTACTTCCTACTTAGCCTATTAACCATGGCCCTGACGAGGGATGACTTCCCACTCCTGGTGGGCCCCAGGATGCATATGTGCTTATTCAGCGGTAGCCTATACGGTACCCCATACCTAGTCCCCACGGTAACACCGTCACTAATGTCCCTAACGAATGATGCTAAGGTTACGGATGCCGAAACAGCCAGCGCGCCCAGTGCCAGTGGATCCACGTATAATGATGTGCAGGTAATTTAATAAGCCACTTAATCCCCGGCCCATGGGTTTAGCTTAAGCAATGCCCTGTAATTAATACTCCTCATGCTAACCGCTAACCACCTGGGCATGAACCTCCTGTACTTATAGAACCTCTCGTCAAGCAATAACGCCACCTTCCTATTCCTATCCAAATCCCTGAGGAGCCTTCCGATTATTTGAACCGTGAGCGAGACCGCTGGGAATAGATACGTGGTTGTGAACCCACCCACGCCCATCCTTGAGTAAAACCTGGCCTTCATGGAACCCCACTGGCTAAATTGGGGTAGTGGGAAGCCCACGATCATAATCCCCACGAGCTCGTTATCCAGGAAATTAATACCCTCACTCACGGGGCTCTGGGCGTACGTTATGAGCAGGGACCTCCCCCACCTAGCCTCCTCCCTAAACTTATCAATCACCTCCGATGATTTGGATGAATCATCAAGTACAAACACGGGCACCCCCCAGGGAGGGTCTAGGTGATTGTTCACGAAGAACGACAAGTACTCAATACTTGGAAAGAACACGGCCAGGCCCCCGGCAGGCGGTGCCGTGTTTACGAAGTGCCTAATGAAGTCGTTGATTAACTCAACGTAGGGCTTAGACACCCTTAGGTTGAGGGTTAGTTTCAACCCCCCGGCAACAAACACCCTTAGGTTCGCTGCGTAGTCCCTGGGCATCTCCTCAATATCAACATAACCAGGCCTTAAACCAACTAGGCTTAGTATCTTCATGAAACGCCTACTCACCGATGCCGAAAGGAACAACGCATTAGAGACCCTATTGACCAAGTCCCTAATGGGCCTCAGGCTTAGGCACCTAAGCCTAACCAACCTACCATCGAATGTGAATGCGCATAGGTCATCCCCATGGTGCATTAATAATTTAAGTGCTAAATCACTCATTCCCTCAGAACCCTCAAGCAACTCCTCAATATCAAAGCCCCTAAGCAACACCACCTCCTCACCCTCAGCAACAACCTCACCAATCCTCTGGAGGAGCCTCCTCGCAAGTTTATTACCATCATGGGCCCACCGCGCTAAGTCCCTGGGCTCCAGGGTTATTACGGTCTCAACACCGGGGATCACATTATGAAACTCATCCATAATGAGTAGAACGCCATCCCTGCCCCACTCATTCAATATGTTAATTAATTCCAGGTATAACTCGTTATTAGAAAGAAAGGCATGCGTCACCACCACAATGGGTAATTGATGCGCCAGGGCCCTGTTTACCTCGTAAGGACAAACACTAAGCTTTATGTAATCCATCAAGTCACAGGTGTTGAGGGTTAAGGGGCTCCTTAAGTCCTTAACCTTACAAACACCGCTAAGCCTAAGATCAAGGCACTGCTTCTGGGACTGGGCGTTGAAGGGGCAGAGAACCTCGCGACCTAGGAATAAACTAACCCTATCCCGAAGCCCCAATTCGCTGAAGAAACCACATAGTTGAAGGGCCTCCATCCTAGACCTTGTCATTATGAGAACCCTACCACCACCCTCAACCCATCCCTTGGCAACCCTCACGGCCAGCCTCGACTTGCCAAAGCCAGGGTATGCGTCTATGACTAGGGAGCCTCGCCTTCGCAATTCATTGATTACCCATGCCTCATTAATCATTAAAACCTTAAATTATAATCCAGGATTACTAATAAGGTGCTTATGTCCCTGTCTCGTAAATCCTGGACTTACTCTCCCCAAGGAATTTCTTCTTAACATCATTCAGCTTATTCAGGACATCATTGAGGGTCTTCATAACAACATTGTCATTCCTCACCTCGTCTAGGTCCATGCAGTTTTTGATCAACCTCTGAAATAACTCATCAACAATGCCCTCAGGGAGTCTTTCCAAGGCCTCCCTGTAAATCCTGGGCAGTTCATTGTCTATGAAGTTTAGCAGGTCCTTAATGTCTCTCCAATTATCCTCGGACTGCCTAATGATTGATAGGATGGTTTCCAAGCTGTACCTCTCATCGGCGGATAACTTAGTATCGTCAATGCCCAGGTAGGCACGGTTGAGGCAGTACCTAACGAACCTGTAAAGCAGTGGGTTCACGCTAAGGGCCATTGACTTAGCCTGTGAATTAACGTTTAAAAATCTAAGCCCTGTGACTACGGTAATGGACGCGCATTATAAATGCGCAAGGTGCGGATTCACGGCGCCCATTGATAGGTGGTTCTGGAGATGCCCCAGGTGCGGCGGTACATTGTACATAGAGCTTGAGAGGCCCAGGTTAGTGTTGACAAGCAACCCAGGTATTTGGAGGTACTCCAGCATCATACCCGCAAGGCCCCTGGTAACCCTGGGCGAGGGCAACACACCGCTTGTGGAAGCTAAGTTCCTGGGCCCCGCGGTGTACCTGAAGCTCGAGTACCTAAACCCCACGGGATCCTTCAAGGATAGGGGGTCCGCGGTTGCGGTGTCAAAGGCCGCGGAGCTCGGTGGTAGGGTTGTTGTTGAGGACTCCAGTGGTAATGCGGGCATTTCAATAAGCGCCTACGCCGGGTCCGTGGGCATCAGGGCTAGGATTTACGTACCCGCGGACGCGCCCAGGGGTAAGAAGGAATTGATAAAGGCGTTGGGTGCGGAGGTTGTGGAGGCACCCACTAGGGAGGACGCGGGTAAAATGGCCGTTTCATCATTGGGCGTGGGCGAATTCTACATAGGGCACTCGTGGAATCCCTGGTTCCTCGAGG
This window harbors:
- a CDS encoding helicase C-terminal domain-containing protein, which gives rise to MINEAWVINELRRRGSLVIDAYPGFGKSRLAVRVAKGWVEGGGRVLIMTRSRMEALQLCGFFSELGLRDRVSLFLGREVLCPFNAQSQKQCLDLRLSGVCKVKDLRSPLTLNTCDLMDYIKLSVCPYEVNRALAHQLPIVVVTHAFLSNNELYLELINILNEWGRDGVLLIMDEFHNVIPGVETVITLEPRDLARWAHDGNKLARRLLQRIGEVVAEGEEVVLLRGFDIEELLEGSEGMSDLALKLLMHHGDDLCAFTFDGRLVRLRCLSLRPIRDLVNRVSNALFLSASVSRRFMKILSLVGLRPGYVDIEEMPRDYAANLRVFVAGGLKLTLNLRVSKPYVELINDFIRHFVNTAPPAGGLAVFFPSIEYLSFFVNNHLDPPWGVPVFVLDDSSKSSEVIDKFREEARWGRSLLITYAQSPVSEGINFLDNELVGIMIVGFPLPQFSQWGSMKARFYSRMGVGGFTTTYLFPAVSLTVQIIGRLLRDLDRNRKVALLLDERFYKYRRFMPRWLAVSMRSINYRALLKLNPWAGD
- a CDS encoding threonine synthase, encoding MDAHYKCARCGFTAPIDRWFWRCPRCGGTLYIELERPRLVLTSNPGIWRYSSIIPARPLVTLGEGNTPLVEAKFLGPAVYLKLEYLNPTGSFKDRGSAVAVSKAAELGGRVVVEDSSGNAGISISAYAGSVGIRARIYVPADAPRGKKELIKALGAEVVEAPTREDAGKMAVSSLGVGEFYIGHSWNPWFLEGTKTLAYELMGQLGHGPSAIILPVSAGTLLLGLYKGFSELIGMGIVDRLPRLFAVQAMGYADIYRALHGEAPGEPSKLADALRVKNPPRLEEAANAVRMSGGDAVVVNDHEITKAWQYLIRRGFIVEPSSATALAGYWRLRESGALSERDEVVIVLTGSGLKYVDLMGIASGGS